A window of Sporichthyaceae bacterium genomic DNA:
CGAGCAGAACCTCGGCAATGCGGCGGGCGGTCGTCGCGGCGTTGAGGTTGTGGTCGAACTGGGACGCCACGATCGCGCCGTCGTAGACATTCATCAGCGCGTCGGCCACGCCGGACGGGTCGGCCAGGCCGGCTCGGCCGGCCAGGTCGATGAACAGCGTCCGGGTCCAACCCCGGGTCAATGTGGTGATCTCATCCACGGGGTCCCCGGACCGGGTCTCGCCGGGTGAGGCGAGGAACGGGCAGCCGCGCCAGTTCACTGTCGCAAACAACTCGGCGAGGGAATCGAAGATCGCGAGCAACTTCGCCCGGGGATCCTCCACCGCGTCCACGTGCCGCATGATCCGATCGACCCGTCGATCGTGGCGGTGCAGCAGGTAGGCCCGGATCAGGCCGTCCTTGCTGCCGAACGCGCTGTACAGAGTGGCCTTGGCGACGCCGGCGTGTTCGATGACCCGATCGATCCCGACGCTGTTAACGCCCTCGGCGTAGAAAAGCTCGTCGGCTGCGGTCAATAACCGCTGGCGTGCGGTGCGCGGGGAATCAAGCGTCGTTTGGCTCATGTTGTTGACAATAACAGACAGGTCTGTCTACTCTCAAGGGCCTAGACAGACCTGTCTGTTTGTGCCGTCATCAAGCGAAGGAACGAGGATCATTGTGGCCAGCGTCACCGTGTCGACCGTCCGGATCGGCAGCCGCTCCG
This region includes:
- a CDS encoding TetR/AcrR family transcriptional regulator, with the protein product MSQTTLDSPRTARQRLLTAADELFYAEGVNSVGIDRVIEHAGVAKATLYSAFGSKDGLIRAYLLHRHDRRVDRIMRHVDAVEDPRAKLLAIFDSLAELFATVNWRGCPFLASPGETRSGDPVDEITTLTRGWTRTLFIDLAGRAGLADPSGVADALMNVYDGAIVASQFDHNLNAATTARRIAEVLLAAAAECR